A segment of the Catenuloplanes nepalensis genome:
TGGATCGGCTTTCCGCACGGTTGGCTGAGCCGGCGTATCGCTTGGACGGATGTCGGGGTGAGGGATCCATGCCTATGTTGTCGAAGGAACATCGGCTGGCCGGTGTGACATCCCGGTCTACAAAGTCGGGCGATAGAACAGGTGACCGCTCCAACGGCAAGGCAGTGATCAGATCGGCTTGCACTGTTTGACATCTATGGCCTAGTGCGGCGAGCAGGTGAAAGTAGCGACGCTGAAGTCACCTGAATACCTGATCGAGTACTGAAGGGTGCGTGCGCATCCAATTTCGCCAGTACGGTCACCCGTTTGGGTGACGACCCTACTCTAAGAAGCACGCATATTTTGCATCCTATCGTTGTGCGACACGCGAAGCGAGGGCGGCATGTCGGACGTCTTAATTGGCATTGCGGGTTTCCTCTTTGTTGCAACAGTTCTTGGAATTCTTATCCGATTCGTTCTAACCGTGATTTTCGGTGCCCTCACCAGACTTGGGGAAGAGAGCACTCTGATCGCCGGAATTGGAGCAATCTGCGCACTCGTTGCGGCGATTGCCACCGTGGGTTCCTTCGTCGTTGCTCTCATGAAGCTGTTTCAGTAGCCGCGACCCGTGATGCGAGGGATTCAAGTGCTTGGCAAGCGCAAAAGGACATCCTGGCGGATTGTAGCGGTGGCTATCGGCGGTTCGATGACATTCAGTGGGCTCTACTGGAACCTTATCAGTGAGCCACTCGGCAGGCGGATTGCTCGGAGCAATCCTGGGCTTACTACCGAACGAGCATCTGAGCTCATCGATACATTTGGTCTTCTATGGTCTTCTATGGGACTGGTCGTAATCGTGATGGTCTTCACACGGATATATATTTTGGCCAGGCGGCGCAAAGGGCATGAGTAAGATGCGATGAATCGACCAGGCGTCACCGTTAACGGCCTCCGTGCGCATAGGCACTGTGGCGCACTCAGCTTGCTGTGATATGCGCGCACATCGGCAGATCCGTTCGATGTTCGAGGCTCGTCCGGGCAACGCGAAGGGGCCAAGGCGTCAGCGGTCAGGCGGCTACGTAAGCCGACCCGGTTCGAGCATCAGGCGGAGATCTGCGAGGTGTACGGCTACTGCTCGTACCCGTCGGCGACGGATCGGCTGCGGCCTGGGTGGGTGATCAGGCGTGGGCTACCGGGGACGGGCCCAGGGCGTTGTTCTACTCGGCGGTGGCGCGGTTGCGGGCGGAGTTGGTGCTGCTGCCAGGGGTGCCGACGCTGCGCGTTGACGTGGCCGGCGCCCGGAAGGCGGCCGAGACCCGGCTGTACGCGGCGCTGGCGGGGGTGGTCACCGCGGAGCAGGGCGCAGACCGGTTCTCGACGCCGACGTGGCCCGGCTTTCGGCCTACGCGCGCCGGCACATCAACGTCCACGGCCATTACTCGTTTCGGCTGCCGGACCTCTGCGGTGCCTGGCGGCCGCTGCGTGATCCCGACCAGCGTGATCCCGATGAGCAGAGCTGATCGGTCCGGCCGCGGCGGCGAACGTATCGGGGTCGGGGCGCGGTGAGGTGGGCGGGCTCCTTCGTGTCCGAAACGCAGCGCGTACAGCTCCAGGGGCATGGTCACGCCCGATCGGTGAGGATGTCGGGGCGGCGGGTCCTCAGCCAGGCCAGCAGAGCTTTCGCCTGGGCCTGCTGGAAGTCCCGGACGGCCGGTGCCGCCGGCGGCGGTGGCAGCAGGGAACGGCTGACGAAGTAGCCGGCACCAGCGACCAGGATCGTGTCCAGGTCGTCCCGGTCGGCCTCGCGGGTCAGCGGGTGCCCGTCGAGCAGTTGTTCGACGTCAACGCCGTGCATGGCGAGGCTCGGGGTCATCAGGACCAGGTCGACCCAGCCGGCGCCGGTGCACGCGTTGGGCCAGTCGACGATCCGGACCCCGTCGGCCGCCAGGATCATGTTGTCCAGCCGCAGGTCCCCGTGGACCAGGGCGGTTCCGTCGGCGGCGTCCGTCCAGCGTTTCTCCCGTGCGGCGAGCACGTCGATCGAGGTGCTGGCGAGTTCCGGGTAGGCTGCGGTGATCGCTGTCCACGAGGCGGCGTCGGCGATGTCGCGCCAGCCGGTGAAGTCCTCGGCGAACTCGTCGACGAGCCGGGGCAGACCCAGCGGTCCGGGCGTCTTCCCCAACGCGGCCACCGCCGTCATCGCCGGGTCGAGGTCGGCGATGCCCGGGGTATGACCGTCGACGTGCTCGAACAGCATGACGATCCAGGTCCCGTCGTCGTGCCACCAGAGCAGGCGAGGGCTCGGCGTCTGCGGCGGCAGCGCCTCGGCGATCCGGGCCTCACGCAGATAGGCCCCGGCGACCTCAGACGTGTGCCGGGCGATCGCCTTCACGAAGAACCGGGTGCCCGACTCGCCGGCCACGGTCGACGCCACACCGGGGGTGAACCCGCCGGGTGCGCTGGCGATCTCGTGCAGCGGAGTGGCCACGGCCTGCTCGGCGCGGTTCCGGAGGGAGTCCGGGATGTCGGACCAGCGCAGCCGTGTCAGGTTCATGCCGTGGCACGCTACCGCCGGGCTCCCCACGGGCACCGCATTTAAGGGTGGATACTGGCAGAGGCCAGTAATCGAGTGATCTGTATTCCCCGACCATTCCTCCACCTGGCTCACGTTGCGTGACCGCCGACTGCGCTTCGGCACTGGGGCGGCGTCGAGACGTCAAGGTGTGGCATGTGCAACGGGTCCGGCTCAAGTTAGCTGTCGCCCATGATTGTCAGGTTGACGTTGGTCAGGTCGTAGTCCGGATCCCCGTTCGCGTCCACCACCAGCAGCAGGATGGTTCCGCGGCGCACGCGGACTTCCTCCACCGCTGCCTGATCGATCCGGGATGAACCGCCATTCGGGAATGCTCCGCTGGTCAACTTACGCGCACGGTCCTGCGGATTCTGCGCCGACAACAGCCACTTGACTCCGTTGCCGCCGCTGTCGTCCGCGTCGGAAAGACCACCAGATACTGTCACCGTGCCGTCGGACGGCGATGTCCAAGAAATGGCTACTTCGAGCCCGTACGGATGAAGCGAGAGCCCACCCTTCGGCATGCTGAATGGAGTGTCGCAGCCGGGGCCCGTAGTGTCCGTGAGATCCTGGCCGGTTCCGTTAAGCATCGCGATCGGCAGGCCGCCGGGCGCGGCGAAGCCGGAGAGCCCGTCGACGCCGCATGCGGCGGTGACCGCCTCGGGGAGTAGGGAGAATCCGTCCGCGCTGTTCCCCTCGCCTTGCAGGAAACGCCAGACCTCGGCATGTCCCGCTCGGTCCGGTGCCGGATTCCGTAGCGGCGCGGCGAGGAAACCGGCGTCGTCCGGGTTCTGTGGACGGCTGGTCCCGGCAGGGTGCGGCAGGCTGGAGCAGGCCTGTGCGCCTAGCCCCGCATCGACCAGCCAGATCTCGCTGATGTCATCGAGTGCGGTGATGGTGAGCGTCCGTTTCTTGAAGTCCGCGGTCTCGTGGAACAGGCCGTCGAAGCACACGGTGGCCTTTCCGGCCTGTTTGACTTCAAACCCGTCGCTCACCGTCTGCCCGCCGACCGATCTGGCGATGATCACTGCGGTACTGTCGTCGCCGATCTCCTTCTCAAGCTTGCCGCGCACGCCGATTTTGCCGATCGGTGTGGTGAACTCCTTCCCCATCTCGACCGCGATGGAGCCGTCCGAGGAGAGAACGAATTGCACTGGAGAGAACGGCGGCTGGTAGGTGACGTCGCCGACTGCGGTGCATGCGGCCGAGCCTGACACGACGAGGAGCAGCCCAAGCGCGAAGGTTAGCGGTCGGTGTGAGTGCAGTACGTCCACCATGCCCCCAGCGTCGCATCGCCCCGCATCCTGCACCCGCCCAGACCGTCCGCAGATCATGAGGCTGGGCGATCCCCGCGCCGACGACGGTCTCACCTACGTGCAGGCCATGGAGGTCATCAGCGGGTATGGGCGGATGGACGTGCCCATGGACAAGGACACCTGGCTGCGCACATCCACCCGAGCAATAGGCGGGTACCCGCTCCCCGCGCGCCACAACGGGTATTTTCCCTGTGGTCGGAG
Coding sequences within it:
- a CDS encoding phosphotransferase family protein — translated: MNLTRLRWSDIPDSLRNRAEQAVATPLHEIASAPGGFTPGVASTVAGESGTRFFVKAIARHTSEVAGAYLREARIAEALPPQTPSPRLLWWHDDGTWIVMLFEHVDGHTPGIADLDPAMTAVAALGKTPGPLGLPRLVDEFAEDFTGWRDIADAASWTAITAAYPELASTSIDVLAAREKRWTDAADGTALVHGDLRLDNMILAADGVRIVDWPNACTGAGWVDLVLMTPSLAMHGVDVEQLLDGHPLTREADRDDLDTILVAGAGYFVSRSLLPPPPAAPAVRDFQQAQAKALLAWLRTRRPDILTDRA